The Nitrospira tepida genome includes a window with the following:
- a CDS encoding DUF1059 domain-containing protein — translation MGKVVECAKVDPSSGCTHVVRGKTDEEVLKNAMEHAKQHGIREVTPDLIAKVKAAIRDEK, via the coding sequence ATGGGTAAAGTCGTCGAGTGTGCCAAGGTTGATCCGTCGTCCGGATGCACGCATGTCGTTCGGGGGAAGACTGATGAGGAAGTCCTGAAGAACGCCATGGAACATGCGAAGCAGCATGGGATTCGGGAGGTGACGCCCGACCTCATAGCGAAAGTGAAGGCAGCGATCCGGGACGAGAAGTAA
- a CDS encoding BrnT family toxin produces the protein MFLDPDALSEFDEPHSEREERWITMGMDTMGAILVASHTFRETAHDTATIRLISARKATKNELKQYRRT, from the coding sequence ATCTTTCTCGATCCAGATGCCCTTTCAGAATTTGACGAGCCCCATAGTGAACGGGAGGAGCGATGGATTACGATGGGGATGGACACCATGGGCGCTATACTCGTCGCCAGCCATACTTTTCGAGAAACAGCCCATGACACAGCGACTATTCGATTGATATCGGCTCGAAAAGCCACCAAAAACGAATTGAAGCAATACCGGAGGACGTAG
- a CDS encoding pentapeptide repeat-containing protein yields the protein MGVTKPHASRLRISNDPLYQLLRDGAIAEFNAKKASGQTVDLRNCDLRGLDLRGLDADGLDFSDSYFRQADLRGVDFRRANLEGASINNAQISGAYFPAELSPEEITLSLTHGTRMRYRK from the coding sequence ATGGGCGTCACCAAGCCGCATGCCTCACGCCTGCGCATCTCCAACGATCCCCTTTATCAGCTCTTGCGCGACGGAGCGATCGCCGAGTTCAACGCGAAGAAGGCCTCGGGCCAGACGGTGGACCTCCGCAACTGCGACCTGCGGGGGCTCGACCTGCGTGGGTTGGATGCGGACGGGTTGGATTTCAGCGACAGCTATTTTCGACAAGCAGACCTGCGTGGGGTGGATTTCCGCCGGGCGAACCTCGAAGGAGCCAGCATCAACAACGCCCAGATCTCAGGCGCCTACTTTCCCGCCGAACTTTCCCCGGAAGAGATCACCCTGTCCCTCACCCACGGGACCCGGATGCGGTATCGGAAGTAG
- a CDS encoding class GN sortase gives MRLSGRLSTGLVIGIIGSFGLWELFQGGWIHMKALLAQRLLRQAWEETIERRTTVKPWPWADTVPIARLIVPRLRIDEIVLSGANGRTLAFGPAYYEGSARPGMIGVSVITGHRDTHFGFLRRLEPDDRINVQTAQDALVGYRVLGSSVSDGRLPFHVSEEDGHTLLPVTCYPFDALVPGGPLRYVVMAEMSDG, from the coding sequence ATGAGACTGTCCGGACGGCTCTCTACCGGCTTGGTCATCGGCATCATCGGCAGTTTCGGCCTGTGGGAATTGTTTCAAGGAGGGTGGATCCACATGAAGGCCCTATTGGCGCAACGGTTGCTGCGGCAGGCCTGGGAAGAGACGATTGAACGACGGACTACCGTCAAACCCTGGCCCTGGGCCGATACGGTCCCCATCGCCAGGCTCATCGTGCCTCGCCTCCGGATCGACGAGATCGTGCTGTCCGGCGCGAACGGACGGACGCTGGCCTTCGGCCCGGCCTACTATGAAGGCAGCGCGAGACCGGGCATGATAGGCGTGAGCGTTATCACAGGGCATCGGGATACCCATTTCGGGTTTCTTCGGCGGCTGGAACCGGACGATAGAATCAACGTGCAGACTGCCCAGGACGCCCTGGTCGGCTACCGGGTCCTTGGCAGCAGCGTGAGCGACGGCAGACTGCCGTTCCATGTTTCGGAAGAGGACGGTCATACGCTGCTTCCGGTCACCTGCTACCCATTTGACGCCTTGGTGCCTGGCGGGCCGCTCCGGTATGTCGTCATGGCGGAGATGAGTGATGGGTGA
- a CDS encoding marine proteobacterial sortase target protein: protein MVEQERPNLFTASVANIGPKETVQIEIEYQDRIRFDQGTSHLRFPMVIGPRYIPGRPLPAPSTESPSSSNPDAQGPGWAPETDQVPDASRITPPVLHPSKGPINPVTLSIDLMPGFPISQVDSPFHAIEATAEAPTHWHVRLSDESVPADRNFELIWRPQPGSMPTTALFTESREDSQYSLLMITPPEVAQDETIGLPREVLFVIDTSGSMYGPSLDQAKDALRLALTRLRPKDRFNIIQFNSVTHRLFASPQPAVQAQFDQALHYVNALRATGGTEMLPAFALGLDGAVQPDRLRQVIFLTDGQIGNETELFATIEKRLGDSRLFTVGISSAPNSYFMRRAAEIGRGSFTYIGKIDQVRERMTGLFQKLEHPVLTDLAIAGEGWTQTDLLPVRIPDLYTGEPILITLKAPSFPNRIRLAGRIGSRPWQAEFYLTDRQAREGIAVLWAREAIHALTERLAHSSDQASLRNQIVEVALRHHLVSRFTSLVAVDVTPVRPAAEPLRTKPLPTDLPHGQDYEHIFGLPQTATSALLHLAMGWLALLLMLLFAARLRGSTQ from the coding sequence CTGGTCGAGCAGGAACGGCCCAACCTGTTCACGGCCTCGGTCGCCAACATCGGACCCAAGGAAACCGTTCAGATAGAGATCGAATATCAGGACAGGATCCGGTTCGACCAGGGAACCTCTCATCTGCGATTTCCGATGGTAATCGGGCCGCGCTATATTCCTGGTCGTCCGCTCCCAGCCCCCTCGACGGAATCGCCTTCCTCGTCGAATCCCGATGCTCAAGGTCCAGGCTGGGCGCCTGAGACCGATCAAGTGCCGGACGCCTCCCGGATCACCCCTCCTGTGCTGCATCCCTCCAAAGGCCCCATCAATCCGGTCACCCTCTCGATCGACCTCATGCCGGGCTTTCCGATCTCGCAGGTCGATTCTCCCTTCCATGCTATCGAGGCGACGGCCGAGGCGCCCACGCACTGGCACGTCAGGCTTTCGGATGAGTCGGTACCGGCCGATCGCAACTTCGAATTGATCTGGCGGCCGCAGCCCGGTTCCATGCCGACTACAGCCCTCTTCACCGAATCACGCGAAGACTCCCAATACTCCCTGCTCATGATCACGCCGCCGGAGGTCGCTCAGGACGAAACTATCGGCCTGCCCCGCGAAGTCCTCTTTGTCATCGACACGTCCGGATCCATGTATGGACCGTCGCTCGATCAGGCCAAGGACGCGCTGCGTCTCGCCCTCACCCGCCTGCGCCCGAAGGACCGGTTCAACATCATCCAGTTCAACAGCGTCACGCACCGGTTGTTTGCCTCTCCTCAGCCGGCCGTTCAAGCCCAGTTCGATCAGGCGCTTCACTATGTCAACGCGCTCCGGGCCACCGGGGGAACGGAGATGCTCCCGGCCTTCGCGCTCGGCCTGGATGGAGCCGTGCAACCGGATCGACTGCGCCAGGTGATCTTTTTGACCGACGGGCAGATCGGCAACGAAACGGAATTGTTCGCGACGATCGAGAAGCGGCTGGGCGATTCCCGCCTGTTCACGGTCGGCATCAGCTCGGCGCCCAACAGCTATTTCATGCGGCGGGCGGCTGAGATCGGCCGCGGCTCCTTTACCTATATCGGGAAGATCGACCAGGTGCGCGAACGGATGACGGGCCTGTTCCAGAAGCTGGAGCACCCGGTCCTGACCGATCTCGCGATCGCGGGCGAGGGCTGGACCCAGACAGACCTGCTGCCGGTGCGAATTCCTGATCTCTATACGGGAGAACCGATTCTGATCACGCTCAAGGCGCCGTCGTTTCCAAACCGGATCAGGCTCGCGGGACGGATCGGTTCTCGCCCTTGGCAGGCCGAGTTCTACTTGACCGATCGTCAAGCGCGGGAGGGCATTGCCGTCCTGTGGGCCAGAGAGGCGATTCACGCGCTCACAGAACGTCTCGCCCATAGCTCCGACCAGGCCTCGCTCCGGAACCAGATCGTCGAGGTTGCGCTCCGGCATCATTTGGTCAGCCGTTTCACGAGCCTCGTCGCCGTCGACGTCACGCCTGTTAGGCCTGCCGCAGAGCCGCTGCGCACGAAGCCGCTTCCGACCGACCTCCCTCACGGCCAGGATTACGAACACATTTTCGGATTGCCGCAGACTGCGACCTCCGCTCTTCTGCACCTGGCCATGGGCTGGCTTGCGCTGTTGCTGATGCTGCTGTTCGCGGCTCGTCTCAGAGGTTCAACACAATGA
- a CDS encoding VIT domain-containing protein, which produces MPDFASPHHARLMLLLIPLAMVLTVGQWMTSLYGIAFASDQTPGMSLQEITSGSLLLKTDQPGVLIPAPTLHTGITISVTGLIARAKVRQQFSNPNESWMEGIYAFPLPERAAVDHLRMRIGERLIEGQIKERGGAKKTYERAKSEGKRTRVWSSRNGPTCSRPRSPTSDPRKPFR; this is translated from the coding sequence ATGCCCGATTTCGCATCCCCTCATCACGCCCGGCTGATGCTCCTCCTGATCCCGCTCGCGATGGTTTTGACCGTGGGCCAATGGATGACCTCTTTGTATGGGATCGCGTTTGCCTCGGACCAAACCCCTGGGATGTCCTTGCAAGAGATCACCAGCGGCTCGCTCCTATTGAAGACCGACCAACCCGGTGTGCTGATCCCCGCACCGACTCTCCACACCGGTATCACCATCTCGGTCACCGGTCTCATCGCCCGTGCCAAGGTCCGCCAGCAGTTTTCCAACCCCAACGAGAGCTGGATGGAAGGCATCTACGCCTTTCCCCTGCCGGAACGGGCCGCCGTAGACCATCTCCGGATGAGAATCGGCGAACGGCTCATCGAAGGCCAGATCAAGGAACGGGGTGGGGCGAAGAAAACCTACGAACGGGCTAAGTCGGAGGGCAAGCGCACGAGAGTCTGGTCGAGCAGGAACGGCCCAACCTGTTCACGGCCTCGGTCGCCAACATCGGACCCAAGGAAACCGTTCAGATAG
- a CDS encoding OmpA family protein has protein sequence MSKGAQQAVYAADTTPDSVAPGSQTSDRGMKEVMIVSGTVLVLAIGIGIAWMVASQPEQMTPASSVSFPSSPVAILDNSTTATRTAETAVQPTHLTSVSTQALPTQLTESLHADISFDFGKNRLTDEAKVYLNEHAAFMTRNPDYGLVIQGYTDARGSSLYNRALGLKRAEAVKAHLIALGVPEHRIKTASLGEEGVLCLDDSPDCLTLNRRAHLEFIKVGASHLVPPVEPATAESMTAPAETATVEQATEPAMDSAETSLPTQPLESREGESPITSDEQGVTP, from the coding sequence ATGAGCAAAGGTGCACAACAGGCAGTCTATGCCGCCGACACAACACCCGATAGCGTGGCCCCAGGTAGTCAGACGTCGGATCGCGGCATGAAGGAAGTCATGATCGTGAGCGGAACCGTGCTCGTGCTGGCCATCGGGATCGGGATTGCCTGGATGGTGGCCTCGCAACCGGAACAGATGACGCCGGCATCCTCGGTTTCTTTCCCTTCATCGCCCGTTGCGATACTGGACAATTCGACAACTGCTACTCGAACGGCTGAGACAGCCGTCCAGCCGACACACCTGACTTCCGTTTCAACTCAGGCCCTCCCGACCCAACTCACCGAATCGCTTCACGCCGACATCTCGTTTGACTTTGGGAAAAATCGTCTCACTGACGAAGCCAAGGTCTATCTCAACGAGCATGCGGCCTTCATGACCAGGAATCCCGACTACGGCCTTGTGATCCAAGGCTATACGGACGCCCGTGGTTCGAGCCTGTACAACCGGGCGCTGGGACTCAAGCGGGCTGAAGCAGTGAAAGCTCATCTGATCGCTCTTGGGGTTCCCGAGCATCGGATCAAAACGGCGAGCCTCGGGGAAGAGGGAGTCCTCTGCCTCGACGACAGCCCGGACTGCCTCACGCTCAACCGACGCGCCCATCTGGAGTTCATCAAGGTCGGCGCCTCGCATCTGGTGCCGCCCGTGGAGCCGGCGACTGCGGAGAGCATGACCGCTCCCGCGGAGACCGCCACGGTTGAACAGGCCACAGAGCCGGCGATGGATTCAGCCGAGACTTCCCTTCCGACGCAACCGCTCGAATCCCGCGAGGGTGAGAGCCCCATCACATCAGACGAGCAAGGCGTCACCCCTTGA